Proteins encoded within one genomic window of Humulus lupulus chromosome 1, drHumLupu1.1, whole genome shotgun sequence:
- the LOC133785945 gene encoding monocopper oxidase-like protein SKU5 isoform X2: MPSALPCPCFFLFYLILLLGSLSVGLAGDPYVYYDWSVSYINASPLGPKQKVIGINGQFPGPILNVTTNWNVVVNVKNNLDEPLLITWNGIQHRKNSWQDGVSGTNCPIPAGWNWTYDFQVKDQIGSFFYFPSLNFQRAAGGYGGVIINNRAVIPLPFLVPDGDITLFISDWYTKSHKELRKDVENGIALGVPDGITISGHGPFRYDEALVPAGNPFLLVNVEPGKTYRLRVHNVGISTSLNFRIQNHNLLLVETEGSYTVQQNYSNMDIHVGQSYSFLVTMDQNASSDYYIVASPRFVNSSSWTRVNGVAVLHYSNSQGPASGPLPDPPNDLDPYFSMNQARSIRWNVSAGAARPNPQGSFKYGQITVTDFYLITNKPPELINEKWRTTLNGISYLPPSTPLKLAEQFKIPGVYKLDFPNKIMNRPPKVDTSLINGTYRGFMEIILQNNDTTVQNYHLDGYAFFVVGFSFFSVVWILEYGQKTAETLTTNGTGLLAAPHRSFPELGQQF, encoded by the exons ATGCCCTCAGCTCTGCCCTGTCCTTGCTTCTTCTTGTTCTACTTGATTCTCCTTCTGGGTTCGTTAAGTGTTGGTTTGGCTGGTGATCCCTATGTCTACTATGATTGGTCCGTTTCGTACATCAATGCCTCCCCACTTGGACCCAAACAGAAG GTTATTGGGATAAACGGGCAGTTTCCAGGACCAATTCTCAACGTCACTACCAACTGGAATGTTGTTGTTAATGTCAAGAATAACCTCGATGAGCCATTGCTTATTACATG GAATGGAATACAGCACAGGAAAAACTCTTGGCAAGACGGTGTGTCGGGGACTAATTGTCCAATCCCGGCTGGTTGGAATTGGACATATGATTTTCAGGTGAAAGATCAGATAGGGAGTTTCTTTTACTTCCCTTCCCTAAACTTTCAAAGAGCTGCAGGAGGGTATGGGGGGGTCATTATAAACAACAGAGCAGTTATTCCACTACCTTTTCTGGTGCCAGATGGAGATATTACACTCTTTATTAGTGACTGGTATACAAAGAGTCATAAA GAACTGAGAAAAGATGTTGAAAATGGAATTGCCCTTGGAGTTCCTGATGGTATTACTATAAGTGGACATGGTCCCTTTCGATATGATGAGGCACTTGTTCCAGCAGGAAATCCTTTCCTTCTAGTAAATGTTGAACCAG GAAAAACATACCGTCTACGGGTGCATAATGTCGGTATCTCAACTAGTTTGAATTTCAGGATACAAAACCACAACTTACTTCTTGTTGAGACTGAAGGATCATATACAGTTCAGCAGAACTACTCAAACATGGACATACATGTGGGTCAGTCATATTCATTCTTGGTAACAATGGATCAAAATGCCAGCAGTGACTACTACATTGTTGCCAGCCCTCGTTTTGTCAATTCATCTTCTTGGACTCGAGTAAATGGAGTTGCTGTTTTGCACTACTCAAACTCTCAGGGGCCTGCGTCAGGTCCTCTCCCTGATCCTCCTAATGATTTGGACCCCTATTTCTCAATGAATCAAGCAAGATCCATAAG ATGGAATGTCTCTGCTGGTGCTGCTCGTCCAAACCCACAAGGATCCTTCAAATATGGTCAAATTACCGTCACAGATTTCTATCTGATCACCAACAAACCACCAGAACTTATAAATGAAAAGTGGCGTACTACCCTCAACGGCATTTCATACTTACCACCTTCAACACCCTTGAAGCTTGCTGAACAGTTTAAGATTCCAGGAGTCTACAAGCTTGATTTCCCTAATAAAATTATGAACAGACCTCCCAAGGTTGATACATCTCTAATTAATGGTACTTATAGAGGTTTCATGGAAATCATCCTCCAGAACAACGACACCACTGTTCAGAACTACCATTTGGATGGCTATGCATTTTTTGTAGTGGG tttctcttttttttctgtAGTATGGATTTTGGAGTATGGACAGAAAACAGCAGAAACACTTACAACAAATGGGACGGGGTTGCTCGCAGCACCACACAG GTCTTTCCCGGAGCTTGGACAGCAATTTTGA
- the LOC133785945 gene encoding monocopper oxidase-like protein SKU5 isoform X1, whose product MPSALPCPCFFLFYLILLLGSLSVGLAGDPYVYYDWSVSYINASPLGPKQKVIGINGQFPGPILNVTTNWNVVVNVKNNLDEPLLITWNGIQHRKNSWQDGVSGTNCPIPAGWNWTYDFQVKDQIGSFFYFPSLNFQRAAGGYGGVIINNRAVIPLPFLVPDGDITLFISDWYTKSHKELRKDVENGIALGVPDGITISGHGPFRYDEALVPAGNPFLLVNVEPGKTYRLRVHNVGISTSLNFRIQNHNLLLVETEGSYTVQQNYSNMDIHVGQSYSFLVTMDQNASSDYYIVASPRFVNSSSWTRVNGVAVLHYSNSQGPASGPLPDPPNDLDPYFSMNQARSIRWNVSAGAARPNPQGSFKYGQITVTDFYLITNKPPELINEKWRTTLNGISYLPPSTPLKLAEQFKIPGVYKLDFPNKIMNRPPKVDTSLINGTYRGFMEIILQNNDTTVQNYHLDGYAFFVVGMDFGVWTENSRNTYNKWDGVARSTTQVFPGAWTAILISLDNSGMWNLRTDNLNSWYLGQETYISVVNSEDDKSEVSLPENAIFCGVLSSLQKDQAQRFKFSSAPSTISYASRAFLVMLIIVSAAFIG is encoded by the exons ATGCCCTCAGCTCTGCCCTGTCCTTGCTTCTTCTTGTTCTACTTGATTCTCCTTCTGGGTTCGTTAAGTGTTGGTTTGGCTGGTGATCCCTATGTCTACTATGATTGGTCCGTTTCGTACATCAATGCCTCCCCACTTGGACCCAAACAGAAG GTTATTGGGATAAACGGGCAGTTTCCAGGACCAATTCTCAACGTCACTACCAACTGGAATGTTGTTGTTAATGTCAAGAATAACCTCGATGAGCCATTGCTTATTACATG GAATGGAATACAGCACAGGAAAAACTCTTGGCAAGACGGTGTGTCGGGGACTAATTGTCCAATCCCGGCTGGTTGGAATTGGACATATGATTTTCAGGTGAAAGATCAGATAGGGAGTTTCTTTTACTTCCCTTCCCTAAACTTTCAAAGAGCTGCAGGAGGGTATGGGGGGGTCATTATAAACAACAGAGCAGTTATTCCACTACCTTTTCTGGTGCCAGATGGAGATATTACACTCTTTATTAGTGACTGGTATACAAAGAGTCATAAA GAACTGAGAAAAGATGTTGAAAATGGAATTGCCCTTGGAGTTCCTGATGGTATTACTATAAGTGGACATGGTCCCTTTCGATATGATGAGGCACTTGTTCCAGCAGGAAATCCTTTCCTTCTAGTAAATGTTGAACCAG GAAAAACATACCGTCTACGGGTGCATAATGTCGGTATCTCAACTAGTTTGAATTTCAGGATACAAAACCACAACTTACTTCTTGTTGAGACTGAAGGATCATATACAGTTCAGCAGAACTACTCAAACATGGACATACATGTGGGTCAGTCATATTCATTCTTGGTAACAATGGATCAAAATGCCAGCAGTGACTACTACATTGTTGCCAGCCCTCGTTTTGTCAATTCATCTTCTTGGACTCGAGTAAATGGAGTTGCTGTTTTGCACTACTCAAACTCTCAGGGGCCTGCGTCAGGTCCTCTCCCTGATCCTCCTAATGATTTGGACCCCTATTTCTCAATGAATCAAGCAAGATCCATAAG ATGGAATGTCTCTGCTGGTGCTGCTCGTCCAAACCCACAAGGATCCTTCAAATATGGTCAAATTACCGTCACAGATTTCTATCTGATCACCAACAAACCACCAGAACTTATAAATGAAAAGTGGCGTACTACCCTCAACGGCATTTCATACTTACCACCTTCAACACCCTTGAAGCTTGCTGAACAGTTTAAGATTCCAGGAGTCTACAAGCTTGATTTCCCTAATAAAATTATGAACAGACCTCCCAAGGTTGATACATCTCTAATTAATGGTACTTATAGAGGTTTCATGGAAATCATCCTCCAGAACAACGACACCACTGTTCAGAACTACCATTTGGATGGCTATGCATTTTTTGTAGTGGG TATGGATTTTGGAGTATGGACAGAAAACAGCAGAAACACTTACAACAAATGGGACGGGGTTGCTCGCAGCACCACACAG GTCTTTCCCGGAGCTTGGACAGCAATTTTGATTTCTCTAGACAATAGTGGCATGTGGAACCTTCGAACAGACAATCTGAACTCATGGTATCTAGGCCAGGAAACGTACATCAGTGTCGTAAACTCTGAGGATGACAAATCTGAGGTTTCTTTGCCTGAAAATGCCATATTTTGTGGTGTACTTTCATCCCTACAGAA AGATCAGGCTCAGAGATTCAAGTTTTCTAGTGCACCATCAACAATATCATATGCAAGCAGAGCATTTTTGGTAATGTTGATTATAGTTTCTGCAGCTTTTATTGGGTAA